ctctccatagcggtcagttcgcggaaccaggtagggcggtggctgtctcgaaagggcgccagtttggcgcgtcgcaatcgacgccggacctcgtcgtggttcgggcggcgctggtaattcacggaaccgcaccaaagggcgacgctgccgtttagcgacgcatgaggtagcctggagaccaactgctaatccctcagtcccaggtgacaattctcggtcgcgagaaagggcgccaggttggcgcgtctgagtcggcgcaggcctcctttgtcccgagggaccgccagacacaacagcgctcaggagccagccgctcttttcgccacggctccctcgctcttgaaaagatccggctcgctcctgagcgctcaggagcgggccgctcttttgaagaccgagggaggtaaaaaaaaaaagcgttgcttgctgcatggaggaagggaaaaaaaaagcgttgcttgcactggaggcgcaatgctaaagaaacagcggcgctaatgggcacctagctagtcctggctattccggttaggctaagcactaccaagtcatccccagcattttccggaatttattgattgttgattgattatcgattagctatcgattggctatcgatgactgactaagcttaagtagtcccaaccatgttaAAAGTTGAGAGGCCCTATACCCAGTCGGCACGCCAGGAGAAAAAATGTGTGCGAAGTCACgtgttattattatcattatcatcattattttGCTGTAGTGGTTATCTCCGTTCAGTGGAGGGTGGGCACTCATATACggcgacgatatatatatatatatatatatatatatatatatatatatatatatatatatatatatcacgatcacgatgctgctgctgttggtggtgCGCATCATCTTCTGTGCATGGTGCATACGTCTTCATCAACACAATCACTCCcgggagaaaaagcagccatcctggcgtcTCAAGCAGTAATGaccacgagcggctcacggtaatGCTTAAGGCGATAGACGTGAACAACGCCACGTTCACGAcgacggaggtcagaggggggcgggggggggaggtctgtcacagaccccgtgaacgaggcgcagacgctgGACCacattccaaagccgacttatcagcttccgaaaataatcccacgaaagcaaggacaattaagaatgggccctctggtgcgccagcaaacgccggttgctgtccaaagaccgagtcagagcccagagctGTCAAaacacaaaatatattcttcacacaaggcactCATAcgacacacacgtgcacacttaggctagacacaatacaattcagatgggtattgaCAAACACAAGacaataattcacgacaagcattAAGAGTCCAatacgtaaattacaaaatgagattctgtgaggtacaaggccgcttcctgtttgcaccgcgggcaccgcgtgtcacgcaatccagcgaaagaacacgccggccccgctgCAACttagggggagagcgcatacgcctcaaacagcagcGCGAACAAcagcgcctagacgtctagaagagcataaacgaagcgacgttaaccagagagagagagagagagagagagagcacaagcgcgcgtcgggacaccttctcacccgCCGAGTCGAGAGAGatgtgagcgtgcgccaacagcatgtgTCATCACCCCCCTTGACGACGCTACgacggcggtggtcgaaggtacgagaaaacacTAGAAGTTTCCCAGGCTTTGGctatgctacgagatcacgacaccgataggaaagttcgagaacgcttgtggaagctatataaccgccgtgcgagaatcaaaagaggagttcagtccgcaccggtgaagtgatgtaatgtgaagaccgagcgtctgcggaagaagaggATTCCCCgagcaagctagtcgacgagttcattgagcgtctgcatttccggatgaagttccttcttcgagatttacaccgagctacgccgagatcgttggactccaggaccagcacggtgaatacgattggacacagtgttcctattcattttgtaatttgcGTATTGGACTCTTaatgcttgtcgtgaattattgtCTTGTGTTTGtcaatacccatctgaattgtattgtgtctagcctaagtgtgcacgtgtgaagaatatattttgttgtgttttgacagctctgggctctgactcggtctttggacagcaaccggcgttcgctggcgcaccagagggcccattcttaattgtccttgctttcgtgggattattttcggaggctgataagtcggctttggaatttggtccggcatctgcgcctcgttcacggggtctgtgacagacaccccccgcccccctctgacctccgtcgTCGTGAACGTGGcgttgttcacgtcgatcgccttaagcattaccgtgagccgctcgtggtCATTACTGCTTGAgacgccaggatggctgctttttctcccgGGAGTGATTGTGTTGATGAAGACGTATGGGGCACCATGCACAGAAGATGATGCGcaccaccaacagcagcagcatcgtgatcgcttcacgaaagacgacgccgaaggTACGGTTCAGAGCACTGCCCGACGTGTACTGTTACTGTTCTATAGccgctacccgccgtggttgctcagtggctatggtgttgggctgctgagcacaaggtcgcgggatcgaatcccggccacggcggccgcatttcgatgggggcgaaatgcgaaaacacccgtgtacttagatttaggtgcacgttaaagaaccccaggtggtccaaatttccggagtcccccactacggcgtgcctcataatcagaactggttttggcacgtaaaatatcataatttaattttttttgttctataGCCGCCCGTTCCGTGCCAGCTATCCCGCGGATCTATATCTACGCCTGTtccggctatatatatatatatatatatatatatatatatatatatatatatatatcgtctaTATATACggcgacgatatatatatatatatcgtcgccGTATATGAGTGCCCACCCTCCACTGAACGGAGATAACCACTACAgcaaaataataatgataatgataataataacacGTGACTTCGCACACATTTTTTCTCCTGGCGCGCCGACTGGGTATAGGGCCTCTCAACTTTtaacatggttgggactacttaagcttagtcagtcatcgatagccaatcgatagctaatcgataatcaatcaacaatcaataaattccggaaaatgctggggatgacttggtagtgcttagcctaaccggaatagccaggactagctaggtgcccatcagcgccgctgtttctttagcattgcgcctccagtgcaagcaacgctttttttttccccttcctccATGCAGCACACTCGAACGCGCTAAGGCGCGACGCCTTTCTAGCTAACTGTAGGTTAGCACGGCGATTTTAGGTGACTGCGGCCGGGAATACTAATTAACGCGTCATCTGACGAGTGTTATGCCGCGTCCGCATCCACTGCATTTCGCGCGCTTTGTGCACATGGCACCGCTAACACGCTGCTGCAGTTCTTGATCGACGATGACGAGCTCTGGGAACTCGACGTGCCGCGACGGAGGCAGGAACATGTTTATGATGCAAGCTGTTCGCGCTGCTATCAGAGGTACCGCACCAACCAATTGTTTCTGCGCGGTGGTATACTGACTATAGTAATTATTAATTGCAGTAGTAGAGTAGCACAAAGTAGCGCTTGTCTGTCTTTCTTCCTGTGTGAGTTGTCTTTTGGATTGCGATAATTTTTCCGTCGCCAGCAATTCATTGCAGATGGCAGGAGGACCTTATGATTCGAGGCATTGATAATTATGCGATCAACCAATCACATTCGTACTCACGTTTCTTGCGCCAGGCAAGCAGAAAACATGAGTACGAATGCGAAACCAAACAACGCGTGCAACGCGCCAATCACGGGCGCCAACTTCGCCTCGAAAGAGTGAGTGAAAACGCAACGGGGGCGGAAACACGTCACCTTGCCGGAAGCCATACCAGGAGCGCGCTCCCTCCGTAAAATTTACAGCTCGCTCTACCGATTAGAGGGCGCTCGAGTTTCTCGTTGGAGTTGTGCACTCTCGCACTGCGTCTGCGCACGGCCGCGACCACGCCATAGCCTCCATAGCACCCATGGTCGACAGAAGCATGGAGACAACAATGGCGTCCGCGGCAGCAGCATCCGACTGGAAAGAAAGCCTCTTGCAAGAGCTGGACTTCAGGTCGACCTTGCAGCGCGGCGCTGCCTGGCGAAAGGTGCTGGCTCAACAGTGATTTGACAGACTGGAACCGAGTGCTGCACCAGCTCGCGTTCGAACTCATCGAGACAATGCGAGGCGGGCTGCGCCTTGCTTGGGAGAGCATGACTATTGCGCGGGACCCCGACTCCGTGTCTCGCGATGCGGCATTCCTTGCTTCACAGCTCCTCTGTCACCACGCCTGCATCGACGAACTGGCGCTCCGCTGCGTCGCTAACACTGGCCGGTTGGAAAAGCCTGCGTTCTTCATTGATCTGCGTCCTTCATCGTCAGCAGGAGAATCCGTTCGAGTGATACGCTCGCTTATCGTTTGCGAGATGCCGTTCGAAGAAGCTCGACGTGAGGGCACGCTCTACACATTGCAaggtgtcgacgccatcggctGTCTCGAAACCCTTCTCTTCCGCAGCCATGGATACAAAACCAAGTTCACATCAGACCTTGGTGCGCTATTACAGCACAACCGGAACTCCCTCAAATTTGTGCATGGTGTGTGCTCCGAGGAAGCGATGCATTCTAGGGACCATCAAATACAAACCGAGCGCTTATGGGGCCAGTCGTTTGTAGGGCTTAACATTTTTGACACGTTCACTGCCATAGACGCGATCAAGCCTCTTTTGGAAGCATCGACGCATTTAACGGAACTGACCGTGAACGTCCACGGAAGTGAGCTTTCGGTATTTGCTGAAGCCGTTGCGGCAATGAAAACTTTGACCAAGCTGGTAGTGATGTTACATAATTCTACCCAACTGATCTCCAACCcgagtggagatcagtggtctACCCCAGCAGTCCTGTTTGATGTGCTCAAAGTTAACTCAACGTTGAACTGTCTCTGTGCGAGATTTTCACTCCTAAGTCCAGACTGCGAACGGGCACTGGCATCTGCACTGCGCACGAACGCGACCCTCCGACACCTGGAACTCAGCGATTTCCAATGTACGTCCAGCCTGGCGGATCTGGCAGAGGCACTGTCGGACAATACCACTCTCGAATTTCTGGAATTGAACACTTCCTCCCTGCAGATTACATCAATCGCAGCGCTGTGTCGTGCACTTAGTACAAACAAGACGCTGAAGACGTTGGCGCTTAGACTGAAGAGCGGATTCGGCACCCACGATGAAAGGTATGAGTCGATCAaagccttttattgcgatagcaattatatgttgGCGGAACTGTGATCACGAACACGCtaggggggtggaggggggggggggggggggtgagatgCAGCTGTGCGTGCGGCTCCTTAGCCCGGCCGTGCGCCGGTGGGTAAAAGGTAACGGGCCGAGGTGGCTGGCGGCTACACGCGCGCTGCTTTTTCGCGTGCCTGGTGCTAGATGTCGCGTAATttccaagttttggaaacgcgttGAAGGGAGAGGCAGCCGAAGCGTTCGCTCCCCTCGTGTTGCGCTGTCagccacgccagcgttttcacggCCACGGTTCGCGGTCGTTGAGTGCgagctgttcatgtttgcctgtgcgcatgTGACTCCGTGCTTGcgaattagtaagcgaatgctcaCTGCAGTCtttactgccgataaaactacgaagtTTACTTCGCGTACTTGTCTAACACTTTGCGCTCGCTAtcaacgcttcgcctttcgggtggtATTGCGAGATTTTTTTACTACAACAAATTTTGCTTTGTAGTTTTACTACATATCTTGTACTCGTATACTCTTGTTCTTTGGTCATAAAGCGAAATGATGCGAATCGTAGTTCTGAGAGTTACTTATTCACGAAGGAAGTGAGATAATAGAAGATCAGTACGGAAAACCATACAGTTCAGCTGTGTAAATCATATAAAGTAGTGAACAAAAAGATATATTTTGTATTTGGGTCCTTTGAGCTAGACTGCTCAACTAGGGGCTGCGTTATGCCATGAAGACAGCCAGCCTAAAGCAATAGTCGCTTGGACACGCGCTGCCATCTTATTTTATTCACACCGCATAGCCCACGTACCGTGCACATAACTTGCGTATTCCAAGAATGTATCACAAGGAAACCGTATATATCGACCTGTATGCGAAAATGCGTGCGCGCTGCTGAGATATACCTAATTATAGGTGGAGTAGTTGAACCAGCCTAAGGCTTGGTATGCTGCTTGGAGGCAGGTCTCGGCTTAGCATACTTGGCAAGGATGAGATAACATTTTCAAAAAGACGCACATGTATCCACTCGCGCAAAAAACTCGGAAAGGGGCCGCAGTGTATGAGCACCACGAAACGAACAAACTGCAAAAGTGGAGCTATATGGCACCGTCAATGCATCTGTCCCTTTGGCTGCACCACAGAGATGGATAACATTTCGGTTATTGACGGTGCCGTAAAGCTCCACTTTCCAGTTTAGTCATTTCGTGGTGCTCACTGCGGCCCCTTTCGAAGTTTTTGCTCGAGTGGATGCGGTGTCCGTTTTAATAACACACATATGTTTGCTTACTACTGTAATGGAGGGGTGGTGCAGGGGCGGGCGGGGCGGGGGCGAATATCTTATAGCAGGGTTTTCCATGTACGTTCACTTTGACCCGCGAAAGCTGACCTACCTCTTGCTCACTGCAGTTctaacgtgtgtgtgtgtgtgtgtgtgtgtgtgtgtgtgtgtgtgtgtgtgtgtgtgtgtgtgtgtgtgtgtgtgtgtgtgtgtgtgtgtgtgtttgtttgtttgtttgtttgtttgtttgtttgtttgttgtcaCTTATGCCAGTGCCAGTTCGCAATAATTTACGCTGATAAATTTCTTTTACAACAGGGTCGCCTTGGCGGACGAGCTGACCCACAGCGGAAGCTACAGTCGCATCTGTGTCCCGTTGGCAGAGCCCGACTTGCCAGGCTTGACAGCGATATTGGCCTCCGTTACGGCGTGCCCCCAGGAGCTTGACTGCAGCGATATCTGGCATTTTAAGAACGCCCTGCTTATTTCTCTCTTCGACGCCGTCGCTACGAGCTACGTTAGCTCTCTGAGGGTCGTTGTGCCGAATGACCCTGGTGCAAAGGGTGTTCTCTTCTGCAAAATGCTTAAGAAGGTCGGGAACCTTCGCTGTATGGACCTCGTTTGTCGGGAGCTGTTTGCTCGAAAAGTATTACGCGCTGTTGCATTAAACAGCAGCATTGACAGATTGATCATCAGTATCATAGACCCGGTGTATTTGAGAACTGCTGAGGCGCTCTCGTACATGCTAGCTCACAACGAGTCGTTGACCGAAGTCAGCGTATACACTGCGAAAAACTGTTTCGGTGAAAGTGCAGCGAGAGGAATTGCTCGCGCACTGTCTCAAAACAGGCGCATCACGCACCTTTCGTTACCGTTCACGTTCAGAACTGACAGCAGCGACAGTTTCGCCATCTTGGAGGCACTGCGGAACAACCACCGCGACCTTCACCGCGCAATACATTTTGCGATTCATCCCACGGCAGACAGGCTGTGCGCAGAGGCTTTCGAGCTGTTGTGTGGAAGCCCCGTTTTCCGGCCGCCAATTGGTCGCGGTAGGCGGCGCGCCGCAACTAGAGGTGACGCAGATCTTGAACTCTGCTCGTAACTACTTGTTAGACAACTACCTCGTCACCGCTGGCGTGGTGCGGCAGAACGTCGTGAGATGTCACCCTTCGAGTGCTGCCACTCAGGCGGATGCGCTCACAAACGACTGCTGGCGAGCGATTGCGCGATACTTGAAGGTATCTGACGTGATTCTGAACTGACGGGACAGATGAACTGTTCAAAAGCCGGAGGACAGCTTATGGTCGAGAGAAACCCAACCCAAAAATGGTTTGCCTTCGAAAACAAGGGGCACGATTTTTGTAAGCAAATATACGTTTATTACTCGCTTTCAATAAACTTTTTCATTGTTTCGCACTTGAATGTTTACATTTttgggggaaaagaaaaaaaaaaaacacacgtaGAGTTGTAAATGGTGTGAAACCGATTTTAAAGCTCCCGCTCACTACAAAATAATAATATTTCCTTTAAGTGCAACTGAAAGCTTTCTTTCAGCTTAAAGAACAGGTACTACAAGTCATTCAGTTGATACACGTTTAGGGGCACAACTGGGCATATTTGTGGAGAAAAAAAGTACATATACATTTTTAACCAATAATTGCTACACTAGATTGATTACATTTCATACGTATATCCCCCCCAAAATATTCTAGTATTCTCTGTGACTAAACCAAACCCAAAAGCCTACAAATATTCCGCGCATTCATAGCCAATGGTGCCTGGGAACATATAACGTCCTTATCCCGCTGCCTTCATGGTGGAAGCCTTCATGTTTTGAACGCTTGCAAAGATGTAATTATTACTAACCACCCGTCTTGCATTAGAGTCGTCGTGTAGAGGAAAGAGgtcattactcgatcatgcatttGTCGCGCATGACACAATCGCGCTCGGCGTTTAGAGAAGCGCAGCTCGGCAGTGTGTCCTTCCGAGCAGTAATGTTTGAGACGGCTCACTATGCAATAGTATACGTGTAACTAATCTCACACTGGTGCTCATCGGGAGGCCTTCGAGTGTTGCAGAAACTTGCTCGGCTATGACCccccatgctggctgaaccgcccTGCTTACAAGACAGACACTAGCGCCGCAGTTCCTTCTAGTAATTGTATTATGTGGaccgccaccacatattcgcaaAATCGCAGATGCATTGCACGTACTTCTACGTGCTACGGGTCACTTTCTTTTTGAAGCGTTAATGTCGCAATATAAGGACCAGAAAAACGGTAgtgtcgataaaatttgcagccccacgtcacgtttcgtcatcttgatgaaaaagcaaaattgcattttgcaaagcTTCCACTTCCTCGCACAAATTTTAAAGTCTCGACAGGTAATCAGAGAGGCGGATAATGGCGGCAGtgctaaagcgaagctttctttgcctcttcgatttttccactgctgctgctgccttgcaccCCGCTTCGGGAAATGGTTCAAGGCGTGCGTGTACATGgcaggagcgtggcagagaggaaaggcggcgcgagaaactcgtttggacctttctGTCGACGGTCTTCGCAATGCACTCAGGAGTTCCCTGGGCTTCGCTACAATAGCCTCTTGACTGCTGTACTTATCCGTGAttagcattgcagaaactgcagcgcttacctttgtactaACGGGCAACAGTCCCAAGGGGGGATAGACTGGTAGAGAGGAGGTAGGGAGAGGAGACAGAGAATGCGTAGAAGTGACGCAGTCACGAAACGAGTAAACAGCCTTGACACTCTTCGCTCGCATACATGGGGGAAGGGCGGGAGAGGGGAAAGGCAACGCAAGAAGGCAAGAAAACGCTACTACTAGACATGACAGCGGTTGCGGACAAAGTGGATAAACTTAAGTTCAATGAACGATACGGTACGTTTGTGCTATTTCTCAAAAATAAACACCGCGCCAATTTGTCAAGCGGTAAACTAACGCAGGGcctgcagacgcaaagccgcattaagACACCGTTGAGTCCAGGTGACACTACGGAAGCAGCCGCACGTCTAATCAACACTCCTGAGTCCACTGCGGTAGGTTTGCGGCTTTGGCATTGCTCGAGGTCACGTGTTCGATCGCGACCGTGGCAGCCGcgtttcgacgggggcgaaatacaaaaacgctcgtgtacttcgatttaggtgcacgttaaacaactcgATCTAGGCGGTGAAAATCAATCTGGATTCCGCTACTACGACATGCCTCGTAATCCGATTGTTGTTTTGGCACGCACAGCCCCATAATTAacttaaagtttaacacttctgccatgatgcgatgtgccatgtatAGCAATGACAATGCTAACTTTCTCGgaaggttatgaacaatggcgcacaacgcCTCGAACGAtcacgtctcgctgtgtgttctgtgtactacgctgACAAACAGCAgcggtgcacgcaaggtaacgtttaacatcaactctcgtattgcactaaacgccAAATGAATTAAACAtttgccgtcaacatcaccgtCAATCATGATTAATCAGGGCAAACAGCATCGAAAGCTACGcttacgtcgattcccaca
The DNA window shown above is from Dermacentor silvarum isolate Dsil-2018 chromosome 1, BIME_Dsil_1.4, whole genome shotgun sequence and carries:
- the LOC125942236 gene encoding uncharacterized protein LOC125942236 encodes the protein MRGGLRLAWESMTIARDPDSVSRDAAFLASQLLCHHACIDELALRCVANTGRLEKPAFFIDLRPSSSAGESVRVIRSLIVCEMPFEEARREGTLYTLQGVDAIGCLETLLFRSHGYKTKFTSDLGALLQHNRNSLKFVHGVCSEEAMHSRDHQIQTERLWGQSFVGLNIFDTFTAIDAIKPLLEASTHLTELTVNVHGSELSVFAEAVAAMKTLTKLVVMLHNSTQLISNPSGDQWSTPAVLFDVLKVNSTLNCLCARFSLLSPDCERALASALRTNATLRHLELSDFQCTSSLADLAEALSDNTTLEFLELNTSSLQITSIAALCRALSTNKTLKTLALRLKSGFGTHDERVALADELTHSGSYSRICVPLAEPDLPGLTAILASVTACPQELDCSDIWHFKNALLISLFDAVATSYAASIVRMLDYRCHVFDPKAELESFHFEDGGNVKPIEDQTFMFCQFFDETEDHVYVFENTTRAMLTMLLEGCNCSVLACISTGTDKDFAMLGSKECPAVVSLMASELYQRAPKLQSEGQTCDSTGLFLSIQKVKEAGTLLEPLLKGKNRTQHATDANAESSWSHAIFQSYATERAAAASRDTKDQMREGTKLNLSLLALGNCINGRSKNGTHALIEEYKEKVEGLERNLEKVEMWQSVVEAVVRELRDHLVAKTPCCKLRRPAVVAVIVSELSHHSLNYSLSHFQLLELTLKAFHLLLVLLDERAEDGWTCSRSH